A part of Myxococcus landrumus genomic DNA contains:
- a CDS encoding isochorismate synthase — MKTLNPVESQRWVAGMMPLAAVDPLSGADSLGVPTVYWERPLEREAAAGWGEAAVVEASEAAQVPGVMATLGALELRWLDAPPTDMPGPWFGGLRFGATGLPDEGWASHGVARWTLPEVLVWRTASGVAVAAFAPEGRGGEDAVRSRLERVRARFAEGYRHARGGEVALALKSSRPEFEARVERALEAIASGQLQKVVLARAVDVEGPAAFDLVDVLARLREQNPRCATFLFRAPDGTCFLGATPETLCRVEGRVLETEALAGTASPQHADGLRGVDKEVREHEAVVRYILATLRSWVVDVQADAEPRLLTLKNVVHLRTGIRAELKEGVSAAQVVGALHPTPAVGGTPRERALSFLVEHEGLDRGWYAGPVGWMGPGRAHLMVALRSARVRGARARLFVGCGIVAGSIAEAEWRETEMKSLAVLRALGGVDVGRQ, encoded by the coding sequence ATGAAGACGCTCAATCCCGTTGAGAGCCAGCGCTGGGTGGCCGGAATGATGCCCCTGGCCGCGGTGGATCCGCTCTCTGGCGCGGATTCGCTGGGCGTTCCAACGGTCTATTGGGAGCGGCCCCTGGAGCGCGAGGCGGCGGCGGGGTGGGGCGAGGCGGCCGTGGTCGAGGCGTCGGAGGCCGCGCAGGTGCCCGGAGTGATGGCCACGCTGGGGGCGCTCGAGCTGCGTTGGTTGGACGCACCGCCCACCGACATGCCGGGTCCCTGGTTCGGCGGCCTGCGCTTCGGTGCGACGGGGCTTCCGGATGAGGGCTGGGCCTCCCATGGCGTGGCCCGCTGGACGCTCCCCGAGGTGCTGGTGTGGCGCACGGCGAGCGGCGTGGCCGTGGCGGCGTTTGCCCCGGAGGGTCGTGGAGGCGAGGACGCGGTGCGCTCGCGATTGGAGCGGGTGCGTGCGCGCTTCGCGGAGGGATATCGGCACGCGCGCGGCGGTGAGGTGGCGCTGGCGCTGAAGTCGTCGCGCCCGGAGTTCGAGGCGCGGGTGGAGCGTGCGCTGGAGGCCATCGCCTCGGGGCAGCTTCAGAAGGTCGTCCTGGCGCGGGCCGTGGATGTGGAGGGCCCCGCGGCCTTCGACCTGGTGGACGTGCTGGCGCGCTTGAGGGAGCAGAATCCTCGCTGCGCCACGTTCTTGTTTCGCGCGCCGGATGGCACGTGCTTCCTCGGCGCGACCCCCGAGACGTTGTGTCGCGTGGAGGGGCGAGTGCTCGAGACCGAGGCGCTCGCGGGGACGGCCTCACCGCAGCATGCCGACGGGCTGCGAGGCGTGGACAAGGAAGTGCGCGAGCACGAGGCGGTGGTGCGCTACATCCTCGCGACGCTGCGCTCGTGGGTGGTGGACGTTCAAGCGGACGCCGAGCCGCGCTTGTTGACGCTGAAGAACGTGGTGCACCTGCGCACGGGCATCCGCGCGGAGCTGAAGGAAGGCGTCTCCGCCGCGCAGGTGGTGGGGGCGCTGCATCCCACGCCGGCGGTGGGCGGCACGCCTCGCGAGCGCGCGCTGTCCTTCCTGGTGGAGCACGAGGGGTTGGACCGGGGCTGGTATGCGGGGCCGGTGGGGTGGATGGGGCCCGGGCGTGCGCACCTGATGGTGGCGCTGCGCTCGGCGAGGGTGCGGGGCGCGAGGGCTCGGTTGTTCGTGGGTTGCGGAATCGTGGCCGGCTCCATCGCGGAGGCGGAGTGGCGGGAGACGGAGATGAAGAGTCTGGCCGTGTTGCGTGCGCTGGGAGGCGTGGATGTCGGGCGACAGTAA
- the menD gene encoding 2-succinyl-5-enolpyruvyl-6-hydroxy-3-cyclohexene-1-carboxylic-acid synthase, producing the protein MSGDSNLNVLWARALVEELVRGGARHAVVCPGSRSSPLALACARAEGLRVWSVIDERSAAFFGLGIAKQSRTPVILVATSGTAGAHFYPAVIEAALSQVPLIVLTADRPLELQGWGAAQTVPQARFYGEHARSFSDVGVPEASDVALAHLRATAARAVATSMRAPRGAVQLNVPFREPLAPVAEAFGEERLSALSKAGRAGVPFTRIVPPMPAPDAAVLESVRQRIASTERGVIVCGPRDEADGFGDAISALSQATGYPVLAEATSQARYGGGPLTLSYYDALLRHAPFARTHRPELVLRFGGGLTPKVPQQWLDASGAEMVLFSDGGALFDPSHRAATVVEGSAVASCAALAKGLTRGPGRWAQGFIAAERMARGALEAAFAERPDALTEPRIAREVVAALPAGAALFVSSSMPIRDVDAFAPAGTMPLRVLANRGANGIDGIISSALGVAAAASRPVVLLTGDLALLHDVGAFVTASRAKVPLTVVAVNNDGGGIFSFLPIAQAAKPDEFETLFGTPHGVDLSHAAALGGARLHRPTTPSALRGAVREGLEGGLHLVEVRVERAANVDDHRQLFARMAAALGEGPWV; encoded by the coding sequence ATGTCGGGCGACAGTAACCTCAACGTGCTGTGGGCTCGGGCCCTCGTCGAGGAACTGGTGCGCGGTGGCGCGAGGCACGCCGTGGTGTGCCCGGGCTCACGCTCCTCACCTCTGGCGTTGGCGTGTGCTCGCGCGGAGGGACTGCGCGTCTGGTCCGTCATCGACGAGCGGAGCGCCGCGTTCTTCGGCCTGGGGATCGCCAAGCAGTCGCGCACGCCGGTGATTCTGGTGGCGACGAGCGGAACCGCGGGCGCGCACTTCTATCCCGCGGTCATCGAGGCCGCGCTGTCTCAAGTGCCCTTGATTGTGCTCACGGCGGACCGTCCGCTGGAGCTTCAAGGCTGGGGCGCGGCGCAGACGGTGCCGCAGGCGCGCTTCTATGGCGAGCATGCGCGCAGCTTCTCGGACGTCGGTGTGCCCGAAGCCAGCGATGTGGCGCTGGCTCACCTGCGCGCCACCGCCGCGCGAGCCGTGGCCACGTCGATGCGCGCGCCGCGTGGCGCCGTTCAGCTCAACGTGCCTTTCCGCGAGCCGCTCGCGCCGGTGGCGGAAGCTTTTGGTGAGGAGCGCCTGTCCGCGCTGTCGAAGGCCGGCCGCGCGGGTGTGCCCTTCACGCGCATCGTGCCGCCCATGCCGGCGCCCGACGCGGCGGTGTTGGAGTCGGTGCGTCAGCGCATCGCCTCGACGGAGCGCGGTGTCATCGTCTGTGGGCCGCGCGACGAGGCGGATGGCTTCGGAGATGCCATCTCCGCGCTGTCCCAGGCCACGGGCTACCCGGTGCTGGCGGAGGCCACCTCGCAGGCTCGGTATGGCGGCGGCCCGCTCACGCTCTCGTACTACGACGCGCTGTTGCGCCATGCCCCGTTTGCCCGGACGCATCGGCCGGAGCTGGTGCTGCGGTTCGGTGGTGGGCTGACGCCGAAGGTTCCGCAGCAGTGGTTGGACGCGTCGGGGGCGGAGATGGTCCTCTTCAGCGATGGCGGCGCGTTGTTCGACCCCTCGCATCGAGCGGCCACGGTGGTGGAGGGCTCGGCGGTGGCGTCGTGCGCGGCGTTGGCGAAGGGGCTGACTCGCGGTCCGGGGCGATGGGCGCAGGGCTTCATCGCCGCGGAGCGGATGGCGAGGGGCGCGCTGGAGGCGGCGTTCGCGGAGCGGCCCGATGCGCTCACCGAGCCGCGAATCGCGCGCGAGGTGGTGGCCGCGCTCCCAGCGGGTGCCGCGTTGTTCGTCTCCAGCAGCATGCCCATTCGCGACGTGGATGCGTTTGCCCCCGCGGGGACGATGCCCTTGCGCGTGCTCGCGAATCGCGGGGCCAACGGCATCGACGGCATCATCTCCAGCGCGCTGGGAGTCGCCGCGGCGGCTTCGCGTCCGGTGGTGTTGCTGACGGGGGACCTGGCGCTCCTGCATGACGTGGGTGCATTCGTCACGGCGTCCCGCGCGAAGGTTCCGCTCACCGTCGTCGCGGTGAACAACGACGGCGGTGGCATCTTCTCGTTCCTGCCCATCGCGCAGGCGGCGAAGCCGGACGAGTTCGAGACGCTGTTTGGCACGCCGCACGGTGTGGACCTTTCGCACGCCGCGGCCCTGGGGGGGGCGCGGCTGCACCGGCCGACGACGCCCTCGGCGCTTCGTGGGGCGGTGCGCGAGGGACTCGAAGGCGGCCTGCATCTGGTCGAGGTGCGCGTGGAGCGGGCCGCGAACGTGGATGACCACCGGCAGCTCTTCGCGCGGATGGCCGCCGCGCTTGGGGAGGGACCATGGGTGTGA
- the menH gene encoding 2-succinyl-6-hydroxy-2,4-cyclohexadiene-1-carboxylate synthase has protein sequence MGVTLAYETWGEGSRPLVLLHGFTGNRASFHGLRPLMGRSVRAIAVDLPGHGATPLPERKGRDGFLETVDALVSLVDRLGLGTVDLLGYSQGARVALAAAVRAPDRFGRLIMESGSPGLHRRQERAARREADGQLAAFIRARGVDAFVERWEALPLFDGLRAMPTERRETLRAHRRACTPEGLAGALETLGLGVQPDYWSELHHQRLPTLLLTGARDDKFTQTARRMAAELPVVWRHAFADCGHAPHLEAPEEYVREVLGFLQTPWYEAPQFEGTPATAAASPGRVSP, from the coding sequence ATGGGTGTGACGCTGGCTTACGAGACGTGGGGCGAGGGCAGTCGGCCGCTCGTGCTGCTCCACGGCTTCACGGGGAACCGTGCCTCGTTCCATGGACTGCGTCCGTTGATGGGCCGCTCCGTGCGAGCCATCGCGGTGGACCTGCCGGGTCATGGCGCCACGCCGTTGCCGGAGCGCAAGGGCCGCGACGGCTTCCTGGAGACGGTCGACGCGCTGGTGTCCCTGGTCGACAGACTGGGCCTGGGCACGGTGGACCTCCTGGGTTACTCGCAGGGCGCGCGAGTCGCGTTGGCCGCGGCGGTGCGTGCGCCCGACCGGTTCGGCCGGCTCATCATGGAGAGCGGCTCGCCGGGGTTGCATCGCCGTCAGGAGCGGGCCGCGAGGCGGGAGGCGGACGGACAGCTCGCCGCCTTCATCCGCGCGCGCGGCGTGGACGCGTTCGTCGAGCGTTGGGAAGCGCTGCCGTTGTTCGATGGGTTGCGCGCCATGCCCACCGAGCGCCGTGAGACGCTGCGGGCTCACCGCCGGGCCTGCACTCCCGAGGGGCTCGCTGGAGCGCTGGAGACCCTGGGGTTGGGGGTGCAACCGGATTACTGGTCGGAGCTGCACCATCAGCGCCTTCCGACGCTGCTGCTCACGGGCGCACGCGACGACAAGTTCACGCAGACGGCGCGCCGCATGGCGGCGGAGCTGCCGGTGGTGTGGCGCCATGCCTTCGCGGATTGTGGCCACGCGCCGCACCTGGAGGCGCCCGAGGAGTACGTCCGCGAGGTGCTGGGTTTCCTCCAGACGCCCTGGTACGAGGCCCCCCAGTTCGAGGGCACCCCCGCCACCGCGGCGGCGAGCCCTGGGAGGGTGAGTCCGTGA
- a CDS encoding 1,4-dihydroxy-2-naphthoate polyprenyltransferase, producing MSASVPGASVAMVKPKPTVKTWLMAVRPKTLTAALVPVLVGTTLAFGLGVGRILPALAALLGAVLIQIGTNFINDYYDFKKGADTHERLGPVRVTQSGLIAPSTVLLGAAVCFALATAVGMYLVAVGGWPIVAIGLASLLCGYAYTGGPFPLGYNGLGDLFVFIFFGLVAVTGTFYVQAGTVHPAAWWAAIPVGASGTMLIVVNNLRDVTTDVKAGKRTLAVRWGTTAGKAEYVLLMVASFATPVAMYALGLAGPWVFLSFLSLPLVVAPLRRVLREQGAALNPALGGTARFQLFFGVLFGVGLYLR from the coding sequence GTGAGTGCGTCGGTTCCTGGTGCCTCGGTCGCGATGGTGAAGCCCAAGCCCACGGTGAAGACGTGGCTGATGGCCGTGCGCCCGAAGACGCTCACGGCGGCGCTGGTCCCGGTGCTGGTGGGGACGACGCTGGCGTTCGGCCTGGGCGTGGGGCGAATCCTCCCGGCGCTCGCGGCGCTGCTGGGCGCGGTGCTCATCCAGATCGGCACCAACTTCATCAACGACTACTACGACTTCAAGAAGGGCGCGGACACGCACGAGCGGCTGGGGCCGGTGCGGGTCACGCAAAGCGGGCTCATCGCGCCGAGCACGGTGTTGCTGGGCGCGGCGGTCTGCTTCGCGCTCGCGACGGCGGTGGGCATGTACCTGGTCGCGGTGGGCGGGTGGCCCATCGTGGCCATCGGCCTCGCGTCGCTGCTCTGTGGTTACGCGTATACTGGTGGGCCGTTCCCCCTGGGCTACAACGGCCTGGGCGACCTGTTCGTCTTCATCTTCTTCGGGCTGGTCGCCGTCACGGGAACCTTCTACGTGCAGGCGGGCACGGTGCACCCGGCGGCGTGGTGGGCGGCCATCCCCGTGGGGGCGAGCGGCACCATGCTCATCGTCGTCAACAACCTGCGGGACGTCACCACGGACGTGAAGGCGGGCAAGCGCACGTTGGCGGTGCGGTGGGGGACGACGGCGGGCAAGGCGGAGTACGTGCTGCTGATGGTGGCGTCGTTCGCCACGCCCGTGGCGATGTACGCACTGGGACTCGCCGGACCCTGGGTCTTCTTGTCCTTCCTGAGCCTGCCCCTGGTGGTGGCCCCGCTCCGGCGGGTGCTGCGGGAGCAGGGGGCCGCGCTGAACCCCGCGCTGGGCGGCACCGCGCGCTTCCAACTCTTCTTCGGCGTGCTGTTCGGCGTGGGCCTCTACCTGCGATGA
- the menC gene encoding o-succinylbenzoate synthase, whose product MRIVQATLTPLRLELLQPLKTSRGSYSTREGFIVRLEDEEGRVGLGEAMPLPEFGTESLSVCGEVLGAWLSSLKGQFLGDTVRAVEDTLSPFPPTVARGEGVRIRARHPAPPGPVPAAEHALELALLDLLAKRQGVPLCWLLAEEARPEVLVSALLSEENPDALVEQARKAVAEGYATLKLKVAGRSLEDDERRVKAVREAVGPDVKLRLDANGGWSEPDAKRSLDKLGWYGLELVEQPTPAEDLSALWRVQRRAPCMVAADESLGSPETLRALLSADPFLGGGPAVGAVVLKPMVLGGLLPGLVVAMRAARLGMQAYVTSSLDGVVARAGAAHLAAALPSGALASGLAVGHLFAREPPMHPYQPVHGRIRLPETPGLGLDAGVVM is encoded by the coding sequence ATGCGCATCGTCCAGGCGACATTGACCCCGCTGCGGTTGGAGCTGCTCCAGCCGCTGAAGACATCTCGAGGCTCCTACTCCACGCGCGAGGGTTTCATCGTGCGATTGGAGGATGAAGAAGGGCGGGTAGGGCTCGGCGAAGCGATGCCCCTGCCGGAGTTCGGCACGGAGTCGCTGTCGGTCTGCGGCGAGGTGCTGGGCGCGTGGCTGTCCTCGCTCAAGGGCCAGTTCCTGGGTGACACCGTGCGCGCCGTCGAGGACACGCTGTCTCCCTTCCCGCCGACGGTGGCGCGAGGCGAGGGTGTCCGCATCCGAGCCCGTCATCCCGCGCCTCCGGGCCCCGTGCCCGCCGCGGAGCATGCGCTGGAGCTCGCGCTGCTGGACCTGCTCGCGAAGCGTCAGGGTGTGCCGCTGTGCTGGCTGCTGGCGGAGGAGGCGCGTCCCGAGGTGCTGGTGAGCGCGCTGCTCAGCGAAGAGAACCCGGACGCCCTGGTGGAGCAGGCCCGGAAGGCCGTGGCCGAGGGCTACGCGACGCTGAAGCTCAAGGTGGCTGGCCGCTCGCTGGAGGACGACGAGCGCCGCGTGAAGGCGGTGCGCGAGGCCGTGGGCCCCGACGTGAAGCTGCGGCTGGATGCGAATGGCGGCTGGTCGGAGCCCGATGCGAAGCGCTCGCTCGACAAGCTGGGCTGGTATGGCCTGGAGCTCGTGGAGCAGCCGACGCCCGCGGAGGACCTGTCCGCGTTGTGGCGAGTGCAGCGCCGGGCCCCATGCATGGTGGCCGCGGACGAGTCGCTCGGCTCGCCGGAGACGCTGCGCGCGTTGCTGTCGGCGGACCCCTTCCTGGGCGGGGGCCCGGCGGTCGGGGCGGTGGTGCTCAAGCCCATGGTGCTTGGGGGATTGCTCCCGGGGCTCGTGGTGGCGATGCGCGCCGCGCGCCTGGGCATGCAGGCGTATGTGACGAGCTCGTTGGACGGCGTGGTGGCCCGGGCGGGGGCGGCGCATCTGGCCGCGGCGTTGCCATCGGGGGCGCTCGCGTCGGGGCTCGCCGTGGGGCACCTCTTCGCGCGTGAGCCTCCCATGCATCCGTACCAGCCCGTGCATGGGCGCATCCGGCTTCCGGAGACGCCGGGCCTTGGGTTGGATGCGGGAGTGGTGATGTGA
- the menE gene encoding o-succinylbenzoate--CoA ligase: MTKYGCPIREGAARFPNEEALTFAGRSWTYGALDAEVNHWVAALEARGLGAGHRVALLATNHAACVFLFWALGRLGAVLAPLNARLTRAELAPLVEDVSPSLTLALGALRERLPGAEPLETFRSSAPSSTASALDENTARVILLTSGTTGRPKGALLTEGNFRASSRASAANLGAHPAPRWLGTLPLFHVGGLAMLTRTAYEGGCLVLHERFDAESTSRAIDEESVSHASLVATTLERVLDVRAGRRVPETFKLALIGGGPVPVPLLERARAVGLLALQTYGLTEACSQVATERPGDADGRTAGPAVPGTELRIVGGGGEVCGPGEEGDIEVRGPTVMAGYWQRPEATSEALRDGWLRTRDLGVLDSRGRLTVLSRRTDLIVRGGENIYPAEVEAVLANHPSVQESAVVGIRESRWGEVPVAFLALRAGQERPSDEALESWCRQSLAGFKLPTRFFWVDVLPRNAMGKLERTVLRKSAES, encoded by the coding sequence GTGACGAAGTACGGCTGTCCCATCCGCGAAGGTGCCGCGCGCTTCCCGAACGAGGAGGCGCTCACCTTCGCGGGGCGCTCGTGGACCTACGGCGCGCTGGATGCCGAGGTGAATCACTGGGTGGCCGCGCTCGAGGCCCGTGGATTGGGCGCGGGTCACCGTGTCGCGCTGCTGGCGACGAACCATGCGGCGTGTGTCTTCCTCTTCTGGGCACTGGGGCGACTGGGCGCGGTGCTGGCCCCGCTCAATGCGAGGCTCACTCGCGCCGAGCTCGCGCCGTTGGTCGAGGATGTGTCACCGAGCCTCACGTTGGCCCTGGGCGCGCTGCGCGAGCGGCTCCCCGGCGCCGAGCCCTTGGAGACCTTTCGATCCTCCGCGCCATCGTCGACGGCCAGTGCTCTCGATGAGAACACCGCCCGAGTCATCCTGCTGACGAGTGGGACGACGGGAAGGCCCAAGGGGGCCTTGCTGACCGAGGGGAACTTCCGAGCCTCCTCGCGTGCATCGGCGGCGAATCTGGGGGCGCACCCCGCGCCGCGCTGGCTGGGGACGTTGCCGCTCTTCCACGTGGGCGGCCTGGCGATGTTGACGCGCACGGCCTACGAGGGCGGCTGTCTGGTGCTCCATGAGCGCTTCGATGCCGAGTCCACCAGTCGGGCCATTGACGAAGAGTCGGTGTCGCACGCGAGTCTCGTCGCGACGACGCTAGAGCGAGTGCTCGACGTCCGAGCGGGACGGCGGGTTCCCGAGACCTTCAAGCTGGCGTTGATTGGCGGTGGGCCCGTGCCGGTTCCGCTGCTGGAGCGAGCGCGGGCCGTGGGGCTGCTGGCGCTCCAGACCTATGGCCTCACGGAGGCGTGCTCTCAGGTGGCGACGGAGCGGCCCGGTGACGCGGATGGCCGCACGGCGGGACCCGCGGTGCCTGGGACCGAGCTGCGCATCGTCGGAGGCGGCGGCGAGGTGTGCGGCCCGGGCGAGGAAGGGGACATCGAAGTGCGTGGCCCCACGGTGATGGCGGGCTACTGGCAGCGTCCCGAGGCGACCAGCGAGGCGCTTCGAGACGGCTGGCTGCGGACGCGAGACCTGGGAGTCCTGGACTCGCGCGGGCGCCTCACGGTGTTGTCTCGCCGCACGGACCTCATCGTCCGGGGAGGGGAGAACATCTACCCGGCCGAGGTGGAGGCGGTGCTCGCGAATCATCCCTCCGTGCAGGAGTCCGCGGTGGTGGGCATTCGGGAGTCGCGCTGGGGTGAAGTCCCCGTGGCCTTCCTGGCGCTGCGTGCGGGACAAGAGCGCCCGAGCGATGAGGCGCTGGAGTCGTGGTGCCGCCAATCCCTCGCGGGCTTCAAGCTCCCGACGCGCTTCTTCTGGGTGGATGTCCTCCCACGCAATGCGATGGGAAAGCTCGAACGCACGGTCCTGCGCAAGAGCGCTGAGTCGTAG
- a CDS encoding DUF6311 domain-containing protein → MTPTDLDGMEGRWARLVPWVAAVLGLLWFIALGGWRALNPTDLDWLGWGDQSQQVIGWLFFRDAPWSFPLGRTPGLMRPLTMSVGFSDSNPWMSLAFKPFSPWLPQDFQFVGLWLASCLALQGFMGAKVMALFTPRASQQLLGAAFFILAPILVFRFGHSNLSAHWMLTALLWLTLRPRASAKDAWRTLGGAMLLSVFAAGTHPYLAIMTFALTLALLVSTVHPERLLSWRQAVVAFAGANLVMLGVFVLFGYMGQDVRGDAASGFGDYSADMLALINSFGLSYVLPWIPARPGQYEGLGFLGTGALVLALVAMAGRPSDWWPQARTQLKARWPLVVVVVLMMLFAFSTTMTAAGVTVLSMRKVTQPLMAVLNMFRASGRFIWPMHYLVLTSILGLVLWRWRQHPAVATGVLLAAVVIQAVDSPTLWAQDRFRTATWPRLRAPEWERLDASYRHVVMFPPYIHGSLEPCVDNTFASDDHMRWADLAYRKGMTTNSAYSTRLNERHVATVCNELKDDVANGRLAEDTLYVVDSPRLAQFQRLGERVTCGTVDGFNVCVAAASGQFREALLHTSARTQPPPAVNNTP, encoded by the coding sequence ATGACGCCGACAGACCTGGACGGGATGGAGGGCCGCTGGGCGCGGCTCGTCCCCTGGGTGGCCGCGGTGCTGGGGCTCCTCTGGTTCATCGCCCTGGGAGGATGGCGGGCCCTGAACCCGACCGACCTCGACTGGCTGGGGTGGGGAGATCAGTCCCAGCAAGTCATCGGCTGGTTGTTCTTCCGCGATGCGCCGTGGAGCTTTCCGCTGGGCCGGACGCCCGGCCTCATGCGTCCGCTCACGATGTCGGTGGGATTCTCCGACTCGAACCCCTGGATGTCGCTGGCGTTCAAGCCGTTCTCACCGTGGCTGCCCCAGGACTTCCAGTTCGTCGGTCTGTGGCTCGCGTCGTGCCTGGCGCTCCAGGGCTTCATGGGCGCCAAGGTGATGGCCCTCTTCACGCCCCGGGCCTCACAGCAGTTGCTCGGCGCGGCCTTCTTCATCCTGGCCCCCATCCTGGTCTTCCGGTTCGGGCACAGCAATCTGAGCGCGCACTGGATGCTCACCGCTCTGCTGTGGCTCACCCTGCGTCCCCGCGCGAGTGCCAAGGACGCATGGCGCACGTTGGGCGGGGCCATGCTGCTCAGCGTGTTCGCCGCCGGGACCCACCCGTATCTGGCGATCATGACCTTCGCCCTCACGCTGGCCCTGCTCGTCTCCACGGTGCATCCGGAGCGGCTGCTGAGCTGGCGCCAGGCCGTTGTCGCGTTCGCTGGCGCGAACCTCGTCATGCTCGGGGTGTTCGTCCTCTTCGGCTACATGGGCCAGGACGTGAGGGGCGACGCCGCCAGTGGCTTCGGCGACTACAGCGCCGACATGCTCGCGCTCATCAACTCCTTTGGCTTGTCGTATGTGCTGCCCTGGATTCCAGCCCGGCCGGGGCAATACGAGGGCCTCGGCTTCCTGGGGACGGGGGCCCTGGTGCTCGCGCTGGTCGCGATGGCGGGGAGGCCCTCGGACTGGTGGCCCCAGGCACGGACGCAGCTGAAGGCGCGATGGCCCCTCGTGGTGGTCGTCGTCCTGATGATGCTCTTCGCGTTCTCGACGACGATGACCGCCGCGGGAGTCACCGTGCTGTCGATGCGCAAGGTGACCCAGCCGCTCATGGCGGTGCTCAACATGTTCCGGGCGTCCGGCCGTTTCATCTGGCCCATGCACTACCTCGTGCTCACCAGCATCCTCGGGCTCGTCCTGTGGCGCTGGCGCCAGCATCCCGCTGTCGCCACGGGTGTGCTGCTGGCAGCGGTGGTGATTCAGGCCGTCGATTCACCGACGCTCTGGGCCCAGGACCGCTTCCGCACGGCGACCTGGCCACGGCTCCGCGCCCCCGAATGGGAGCGCCTGGACGCGTCCTATCGGCACGTCGTCATGTTCCCCCCGTACATCCATGGCTCGCTGGAGCCCTGCGTCGACAACACGTTCGCGTCCGACGACCACATGCGCTGGGCGGACCTCGCGTACCGCAAGGGCATGACGACCAACAGCGCCTACTCCACGCGCCTCAATGAGCGGCATGTCGCCACGGTCTGCAATGAGCTCAAGGACGACGTCGCGAATGGACGCCTCGCGGAGGACACCCTCTACGTGGTCGACTCGCCGAGGCTCGCGCAGTTTCAACGGCTGGGCGAACGCGTCACCTGTGGAACGGTGGATGGGTTCAACGTGTGTGTCGCCGCGGCCTCGGGGCAGTTCCGCGAAGCGCTCCTGCACACGTCCGCCCGGACGCAGCCGCCTCCCGCCGTGAACAACACGCCTTGA